A genome region from Alistipes dispar includes the following:
- a CDS encoding DEAD/DEAH box helicase produces the protein MRFDELDLEDEILDGLEDMNFHEMTPVQEHTIPVILEGRDIIGCAQTGTGKTAAYTLPLLNKLLVGGNPDNVVKSVIIVPTRELAQQIDQQFQGFSYYLPVSTTVVYGGGDGKGWDAQKRGMLMGSDVVIATPGRMIAHLQNSGVDLSHVEYLILDEADRMLDMGFSDDIMKIVSYMPKERQTIMFSATLPPKIRELAKTILRNPAEVNIAISKPNEAIDQSAYICYESQKLGIIREMFAEPTESKTIIFSSSKLKVKELAHTLKRMKLNVAAMHSDLEQAQREEVMLNFKNNKVNILVATDIVARGIDIEDIGLVINYDVPHDPEDYIHRIGRTARAAATGSAVTFVCEEEQGKFRAIEKFIEKDIRKAELPAVVGEGPAYNPEAFSGRGRGRGGRSKGGDGRGHGRGRRDRLRDNKGRGGSSSARDAQPAASAAAAVSGAAPQPGASDGAGQQAAGQDGAKRRRRHRGGRNRRRGGNGRGGDASAVSAPTQSAE, from the coding sequence ATGCGTTTTGACGAACTCGACCTGGAGGATGAGATCCTCGACGGTCTCGAGGATATGAATTTCCATGAAATGACTCCCGTGCAGGAGCACACGATTCCCGTGATTCTGGAGGGCCGCGACATCATCGGCTGCGCCCAGACCGGAACGGGCAAGACGGCAGCCTATACGCTGCCGCTGCTGAACAAGCTGCTCGTCGGGGGCAATCCCGACAATGTGGTGAAATCGGTCATCATCGTGCCCACGCGCGAGCTGGCGCAGCAGATCGACCAGCAGTTCCAGGGTTTCTCGTATTATCTGCCCGTCTCGACGACGGTGGTCTATGGCGGCGGCGACGGCAAGGGCTGGGACGCCCAGAAACGCGGGATGCTGATGGGTTCGGACGTCGTGATCGCCACGCCGGGCCGCATGATCGCCCACCTGCAGAACAGCGGCGTGGACCTTTCGCACGTGGAGTACCTGATTCTCGACGAGGCGGACCGGATGCTCGACATGGGTTTCAGCGACGACATCATGAAAATCGTCTCCTACATGCCCAAGGAGCGGCAGACGATCATGTTCTCGGCGACGCTGCCTCCGAAGATCCGCGAGCTGGCCAAGACCATCCTGCGCAACCCCGCGGAGGTGAACATCGCCATTTCGAAACCCAACGAGGCCATCGACCAGTCGGCCTATATCTGCTACGAAAGTCAGAAACTGGGCATCATCCGCGAAATGTTCGCCGAGCCCACCGAGTCGAAGACGATCATCTTCTCCTCGTCGAAACTCAAGGTCAAGGAGCTGGCCCATACGCTCAAGCGCATGAAGCTCAACGTCGCGGCCATGCACTCCGACCTGGAGCAGGCGCAGCGCGAGGAGGTGATGCTCAATTTCAAGAACAACAAGGTGAATATCCTGGTGGCCACCGACATCGTGGCGCGCGGCATCGACATCGAGGACATCGGACTGGTGATCAACTACGACGTGCCGCACGACCCGGAGGATTACATCCACCGCATCGGCCGTACGGCGCGCGCCGCGGCGACGGGCAGCGCCGTGACGTTCGTCTGCGAGGAGGAGCAGGGGAAGTTCCGTGCGATCGAGAAGTTCATCGAGAAGGACATCCGCAAGGCCGAACTGCCCGCCGTCGTGGGCGAAGGCCCCGCCTACAATCCCGAGGCCTTTTCGGGCCGGGGACGCGGCCGGGGCGGGCGCAGCAAGGGCGGCGACGGACGCGGGCACGGCCGGGGACGCCGGGACCGGCTGCGCGACAACAAGGGGCGCGGCGGCTCGTCCTCTGCGCGGGATGCGCAGCCCGCCGCATCTGCGGCGGCGGCCGTATCGGGAGCGGCTCCGCAGCCCGGGGCATCGGACGGCGCCGGACAGCAGGCCGCCGGGCAGGACGGAGCGAAGAGGCGCCGGCGCCACCGCGGCGGCCGCAACCGTCGGCGCGGCGGCAACGGACGGGGAGGCGACGCCTCTGCGGTTTCGGCCCCGACGCAATCGGCGGAATAG
- a CDS encoding type III PLP-dependent enzyme domain-containing protein: MKDKYIDLIEQSFDFPQDEFSVEDSELLFHDIPLMELIKQYGTPLKITYLPKISQQINRAKRMFNVAMAKVDYKGSYNYCYCTKSSHFSFVLEEAMKNDIHLETSSAYDIHIINALYDGGIIDKDRYIICNGFKRPQYVENIAQLVNDGFTNTIPVLDNKEELDLFEDAFTKKCKVGIRIACEEEPKFEFYTSRLGIRYNDIVEFYKAKLKNSKKFQLKMLHFFINTGIKDTAYYWNELSKCMNVYCELKTVCPDLDSLNIGGGFPIKNSLNFEYDYEYLTEEIVAQIKNICQRNGVEEPNIFTEFGSFTVGESGAALYSIVNQKQQNDRENWYMIDSSFITTLPDTWGINQRYIMLAINNWDKEYQRVLLGGLTCDSEDFYNSECHTNAIFLPKLEKGNTQYIGFFHTGAYQESLGGFGGIQHCLIPAPKHVIIDRDKSDNEYYTRLFAKEQSYRSMLRILGY; this comes from the coding sequence ATGAAAGACAAGTACATCGATCTGATCGAACAGTCGTTCGATTTTCCGCAGGACGAGTTTTCCGTCGAGGACAGCGAGCTGCTCTTCCACGACATTCCGCTCATGGAGCTGATAAAACAGTACGGAACACCGCTGAAAATCACCTATCTGCCGAAAATTTCGCAACAGATCAACCGCGCCAAGCGCATGTTCAACGTGGCGATGGCCAAGGTCGATTACAAGGGTTCGTACAACTACTGCTACTGCACCAAGTCGAGCCATTTCTCGTTCGTGCTGGAGGAGGCGATGAAGAACGACATCCACCTCGAAACCTCGTCGGCATACGACATCCACATCATCAACGCCCTCTACGACGGCGGCATCATAGACAAGGACCGCTACATCATCTGCAACGGATTCAAGCGTCCGCAGTATGTGGAGAACATCGCCCAGTTGGTGAACGACGGATTCACCAACACGATTCCCGTCCTGGACAACAAGGAGGAACTGGACCTGTTCGAGGACGCCTTCACCAAGAAGTGCAAGGTCGGCATCCGCATCGCCTGCGAGGAGGAACCCAAATTCGAGTTCTACACTTCGCGTCTGGGAATCCGCTACAACGACATCGTGGAGTTCTACAAGGCCAAGCTCAAGAACAGCAAGAAGTTCCAGCTCAAGATGCTGCACTTCTTCATCAATACGGGCATCAAGGACACGGCCTACTACTGGAACGAGCTGTCGAAGTGCATGAACGTCTATTGCGAGCTGAAGACCGTATGCCCCGACCTGGACAGCCTCAACATCGGCGGCGGATTCCCGATCAAGAACTCGCTCAACTTCGAATACGACTACGAATACCTCACCGAGGAGATCGTGGCCCAGATCAAGAACATCTGCCAGCGCAACGGCGTCGAGGAGCCGAACATCTTCACCGAATTCGGCTCGTTCACCGTGGGCGAAAGCGGCGCGGCGCTCTACTCGATCGTCAATCAGAAACAGCAGAACGACCGCGAGAACTGGTACATGATCGACTCGTCGTTCATCACCACCCTGCCCGACACGTGGGGCATCAACCAGCGCTACATCATGCTGGCGATCAACAACTGGGACAAGGAGTACCAGCGCGTGCTGCTGGGCGGACTGACGTGCGACAGCGAGGACTTCTACAACTCGGAGTGCCACACGAACGCCATCTTCCTGCCCAAGCTCGAAAAGGGCAACACGCAGTATATCGGATTCTTCCACACGGGAGCCTACCAGGAGTCGCTGGGCGGATTCGGCGGCATCCAGCACTGCCTGATTCCCGCGCCGAAGCACGTGATCATCGACCGCGACAAGTCGGACAACGAATATTACACGCGCCTGTTCGCCAAGGAGCAGTCCTACCGCTCGATGCTGCGCATCCTCGGCTACTGA
- a CDS encoding DUF4595 domain-containing protein, with amino-acid sequence MRRFRTLLLAAAAAAFCACSDDNGGDGGKDIQLAPGTPKDYTIFADETSGTPSEGISFTTTGPWRATVAETRAEVSGGSPSWVTVSPDHGDAAGDYTITIGLGVNATGKDRRATVTIECGSTKITITVEQKGTTEEGEVPDEGDEPVVPAGVQLVSEVYCYFNDSPGVEDRRIELTYDERNRLVRWKETTNEVVSPGTVETVTRTYEYEYGDGVVRIANPEEDTHFTVWLNAAGYAERVERSRSGESADITTYEYDSENRLIRTEQEDEWEDYVWENGNLVESRYGSPDGESDVTRFTYTDLENRERPDFIGAWNELPSWYEELAWAGLLGVRNRNLMQGTRGDGEWSYKDDFCMEYEVDAEGYVTEAVEYGLTSEGETDRSNPRTYEVKHIASRK; translated from the coding sequence ATGAGAAGATTCCGCACTTTGTTGCTGGCCGCTGCGGCGGCCGCTTTCTGCGCCTGCTCGGACGACAACGGCGGCGACGGAGGCAAGGACATCCAGTTGGCTCCCGGTACGCCGAAAGACTACACGATTTTCGCCGACGAGACCTCGGGCACTCCTTCCGAGGGCATTTCGTTCACGACGACGGGTCCGTGGCGCGCCACGGTTGCCGAGACCCGCGCCGAGGTATCCGGCGGGTCGCCGTCGTGGGTGACCGTCTCCCCGGACCACGGCGATGCGGCGGGCGACTACACGATTACGATCGGGCTCGGGGTGAACGCCACGGGCAAGGACCGTCGTGCTACGGTCACGATCGAGTGCGGCTCGACGAAGATCACGATCACCGTCGAGCAGAAGGGCACGACCGAGGAGGGCGAGGTTCCCGACGAGGGCGACGAACCCGTCGTACCGGCCGGCGTGCAACTGGTTTCGGAGGTGTATTGCTACTTCAACGACTCTCCCGGCGTGGAGGACAGACGCATCGAGCTGACCTACGACGAGCGGAACCGGCTGGTCCGCTGGAAGGAGACGACGAACGAGGTCGTATCTCCCGGAACGGTCGAGACGGTTACCCGAACGTACGAATACGAGTACGGCGACGGCGTCGTGCGGATCGCCAACCCCGAGGAGGATACGCACTTTACGGTCTGGCTCAACGCCGCGGGGTATGCCGAACGGGTCGAGCGGAGCCGTTCCGGAGAGTCGGCGGACATCACCACCTATGAATACGATTCCGAAAACCGTCTGATCCGCACCGAGCAGGAGGACGAGTGGGAGGATTACGTGTGGGAAAACGGCAACCTCGTGGAGAGCCGCTACGGCAGTCCGGACGGCGAGAGCGACGTGACGCGGTTTACCTATACCGATCTGGAGAACCGCGAACGGCCGGATTTCATCGGCGCATGGAACGAGCTTCCTTCGTGGTACGAGGAGCTGGCGTGGGCCGGACTGCTGGGCGTCCGGAACCGCAACCTCATGCAAGGGACGAGAGGCGACGGCGAATGGTCCTACAAGGATGATTTCTGCATGGAATACGAGGTGGATGCCGAAGGCTATGTCACCGAGGCCGTCGAGTACGGGCTGACCTCCGAAGGAGAGACGGACCGTTCGAATCCCCGCACATACGAAGTCAAACACATTGCATCCCGTAAATAA
- a CDS encoding BACON domain-containing protein — MKRIFAFLFAAAAFCACSDDNGGDGGKDIQLAPGTPKDYTIFADETSGTPSEGISFTTTGPWRATVAETRADVSGGSPSWVTVSPDYGDAAGDYTITIGFGVNATGKDRRATITIECGSTKITITVEQKGTTEEGEVPDEGDEPVVPAGKKLISRMENTYWYDFGSGIEEDGGEIVNYFYDEKSRLTKMVVETYSETNEPSPAFIRRRIPAASAATRTRVPVTFTAAFTYGDRSVSYEITREENGVADSRKDTGSVELDEAGRAVSGKWTSYYDEDGGTPTSATYELFYDAEGYLVKSVSSEDGEERITWTGGNPTEVWWGTIDGQDVIDKASYGTVPNKTNLDLNWFCVLKTEGWAFASGDADNIFPLIGLTGKRSAYMAETVTGYMFAGYSDGDSYEYVYQTDADGLLIKITQKRHSSYVEQPYKSFETVITYTE; from the coding sequence ATGAAACGCATTTTCGCATTCCTGTTCGCAGCGGCCGCTTTCTGCGCCTGCTCGGACGACAACGGCGGCGACGGAGGCAAGGACATCCAGTTGGCTCCCGGCACGCCGAAAGACTACACGATTTTCGCCGACGAGACTTCGGGCACGCCCTCCGAGGGCATTTCGTTCACGACGACGGGTCCGTGGCGCGCCACGGTTGCCGAGACCCGTGCCGACGTATCCGGCGGGTCGCCGTCATGGGTGACCGTCTCCCCGGACTACGGCGATGCGGCGGGCGACTACACGATTACGATCGGGTTCGGGGTGAACGCCACGGGCAAGGACCGTCGTGCTACGATCACGATCGAGTGCGGCTCGACGAAGATCACGATCACCGTCGAACAGAAGGGCACGACCGAGGAGGGCGAGGTTCCCGACGAGGGCGACGAACCCGTCGTGCCGGCCGGCAAGAAGCTGATTTCCCGTATGGAGAATACCTATTGGTACGATTTCGGTTCGGGGATCGAGGAAGATGGCGGAGAAATCGTGAATTATTTCTACGACGAGAAGTCCCGCCTGACGAAGATGGTCGTGGAGACCTATTCCGAGACGAATGAGCCCTCTCCGGCCTTTATCCGCAGGCGGATTCCCGCTGCGTCCGCTGCCACCCGTACGCGCGTTCCCGTCACGTTCACGGCCGCTTTTACCTACGGCGACCGGAGCGTTTCCTACGAGATAACGCGCGAGGAGAACGGCGTGGCGGATTCCCGAAAGGATACCGGTTCGGTCGAACTGGACGAGGCCGGGCGCGCCGTGTCGGGCAAATGGACCTCGTACTACGACGAAGACGGTGGTACCCCGACTTCCGCCACGTACGAACTGTTTTACGATGCCGAAGGGTATCTGGTGAAATCGGTCTCCTCCGAGGACGGCGAGGAGCGTATCACGTGGACGGGCGGCAACCCGACCGAAGTGTGGTGGGGAACGATCGACGGGCAGGATGTGATCGACAAGGCGAGCTACGGAACGGTTCCCAACAAGACCAACCTCGACCTGAACTGGTTCTGCGTACTGAAGACCGAAGGCTGGGCCTTCGCTTCGGGAGATGCCGACAACATCTTCCCGCTCATCGGCCTTACGGGCAAACGGTCGGCGTATATGGCCGAAACGGTCACTGGATATATGTTTGCCGGATATTCCGACGGAGACTCTTACGAGTACGTTTACCAGACCGACGCCGACGGCCTGCTGATCAAGATCACGCAGAAGAGGCACAGCTCGTACGTCGAACAGCCGTACAAGAGCTTCGAAACCGTAATCACCTACACCGAATGA
- a CDS encoding BACON domain-containing protein, with protein MKRIFAFLFAAAALAGCSDDNGGDGGKDIQLAPGTPKDYTIFADETSGTPSEGISFTTTGPWRATVAETRAEVSGGSPSWVTVSPDHGDAAGDYTITIGLGVNATGKDRRATITIECGSTKITITVEQKGTTEEGEVPDEDDDDPAVPEPSVRKLVSRIDQTIDYWSGCEDRFDTDTYVFKYDDRDRIVEYSIEVDRDGSVSDRRVCRLDYSVADEIRIEEAYDFSDGGMPERYTVSLNDAGYVRHVELPTAISTPFVCDFGYDDAGRLIRQEWSAGYSSGWTTFDYTDGVVSGGTVCDDEGENSADGFERYFGDVKNDLLNIDPNALFMGGLLYDGTENYSDILGPLDRLALLRLVGRGSDRYVVRYDGGDESVSGDEMGSWPEPNVTVHQSSEYCEYEWDETLRYAFNDDGSIATVSQEELCTRIRYEYDIVVGDELVNPDYPEGGYKCTIANETRTPVGKGTNTYIYTFTYR; from the coding sequence ATGAAACGTATTTTCGCGTTCCTGTTCGCGGCGGCCGCTTTGGCTGGCTGCTCGGACGACAACGGCGGCGACGGAGGCAAGGACATCCAGTTGGCTCCCGGCACGCCGAAAGACTACACGATTTTCGCCGACGAGACCTCGGGCACTCCTTCCGAGGGCATTTCGTTCACGACGACGGGTCCGTGGCGCGCCACGGTGGCCGAGACCCGCGCCGAGGTATCCGGCGGGTCGCCGTCGTGGGTGACCGTCTCCCCGGACCACGGCGATGCGGCGGGCGACTACACGATTACGATCGGGCTCGGGGTGAACGCCACGGGCAAGGACCGTCGTGCTACGATCACGATCGAGTGCGGCTCGACGAAGATCACGATCACCGTCGAGCAGAAGGGCACGACCGAGGAGGGCGAGGTTCCCGACGAGGATGACGACGACCCCGCCGTGCCCGAACCTTCGGTGCGGAAGCTCGTCAGCCGGATCGACCAGACGATCGACTACTGGTCGGGCTGCGAGGACCGGTTCGATACCGATACCTATGTTTTCAAGTACGACGACCGCGACCGTATCGTCGAATATTCGATCGAAGTGGATCGTGACGGCAGCGTTTCCGACCGGCGCGTCTGCCGGCTCGACTACTCGGTCGCGGACGAAATCCGCATCGAGGAGGCCTATGATTTTTCGGACGGCGGCATGCCGGAACGCTATACCGTCTCCCTGAACGATGCGGGGTATGTCCGGCACGTCGAACTGCCCACCGCGATAAGCACCCCCTTTGTCTGCGATTTCGGATACGACGACGCGGGACGGCTGATACGTCAGGAATGGTCCGCCGGCTATTCGTCGGGGTGGACGACCTTCGACTATACGGACGGCGTCGTTTCGGGCGGTACGGTCTGCGACGACGAGGGTGAGAACTCGGCCGACGGGTTCGAACGCTATTTCGGCGACGTGAAGAACGATCTGCTGAACATCGACCCCAATGCGCTTTTCATGGGCGGACTGCTCTACGACGGTACGGAGAACTACTCCGATATCCTCGGTCCGCTCGACCGGCTGGCGTTGCTGCGGCTCGTGGGACGGGGATCCGACCGGTATGTCGTGCGTTACGACGGAGGAGACGAATCGGTGTCCGGGGATGAGATGGGATCGTGGCCGGAACCGAACGTCACGGTTCATCAGAGTTCCGAATATTGCGAATACGAGTGGGACGAGACGCTCCGCTATGCCTTCAACGACGACGGTTCGATTGCGACCGTTTCCCAGGAGGAGCTCTGCACGAGGATTCGCTATGAATACGACATCGTGGTGGGCGACGAACTGGTGAATCCCGACTATCCGGAGGGCGGATACAAGTGTACCATCGCCAATGAAACCCGGACTCCGGTCGGAAAGGGTACGAATACTTATATTTATACCTTCACTTACCGTTAA
- a CDS encoding tetratricopeptide repeat-containing sensor histidine kinase translates to MKRILMTGCLAAACSFAAAAAAPADELEGLLGRLRRAEAMAGGAVKNDSVASVCADLSGYYNYISADSSRLYAERGLALLPDTPSELHATLLNNCANAFFSAGDMPRAKEWLFRTLREAEALGIGSLRIDALSALGVVYRRCEMPDSAFVCYSRAAELAEASGEESSVANLYINIAVLYANTRRLDEALVYARKGLERSLRSDETGQQLYAYQTLGSIQVLLERREEAAATLRDAYALAVRADMPTFVVKCAAPLISNFTLLGRPDSVRRYISLTEPYLGRVAPGSVEGLGYKEVIAQFYLNTGRYGESLRLYRELLAEEGNLATPRPLLLNRIARAEAGLGRYAEAYRTMAECYAVQDSVSGARFQEQLSDFSARYDAQQKELEIATLREERALQRVSTMRYVVWSVVLIVLLAAAVSLLLFLRRRQIARGRAREREFEAFRRQTDLRLARKYIDGLEAERTRLARELHDGICSDLLGLEMRMRHADPTPGAQREAVELLALMRESVRNISHELMPPALQYATLDEMIGDYTSHLELPPAVDLRYRSSSPDGWGDIPPKVSYELYRILQEVMSNLVRHSGATLIDVELRREARRIVCTVRDDGRAPDRRQQRTQGIGLRTVADRLRTIGGGMRLERTDTGTTLTLEIAL, encoded by the coding sequence ATGAAACGAATCCTGATGACGGGCTGTCTTGCCGCTGCCTGTTCCTTCGCGGCTGCGGCGGCCGCACCCGCCGACGAACTGGAAGGGTTGCTCGGCCGCCTGCGCCGTGCCGAGGCGATGGCCGGCGGAGCCGTGAAAAACGACTCCGTGGCTTCGGTCTGCGCCGATCTGAGCGGCTACTACAACTATATTTCGGCCGACTCGTCGCGCCTCTACGCCGAGCGCGGGCTGGCTCTGCTGCCGGACACGCCGTCGGAGCTCCACGCCACGCTGCTGAACAACTGCGCCAACGCTTTCTTTTCGGCCGGCGACATGCCCCGGGCCAAGGAGTGGCTGTTCCGGACGCTCCGCGAGGCCGAAGCGCTCGGCATCGGGTCGCTGCGCATCGACGCGCTTTCGGCGCTGGGCGTGGTTTACCGGCGGTGCGAGATGCCCGACTCGGCCTTCGTCTGCTACTCCCGCGCCGCCGAACTGGCCGAGGCGAGCGGCGAGGAGTCGTCGGTGGCGAATCTCTACATCAACATCGCCGTGCTCTATGCCAATACGCGGCGGCTCGACGAGGCGCTGGTCTATGCCCGGAAGGGGTTGGAACGCTCGCTCCGGAGCGACGAGACGGGGCAGCAGCTCTACGCCTACCAGACGCTGGGCAGCATCCAGGTCCTGCTCGAACGCCGTGAGGAGGCTGCCGCCACGCTGCGCGACGCCTATGCGCTCGCCGTGCGGGCGGACATGCCTACGTTCGTGGTCAAATGCGCCGCGCCGCTCATCAGCAACTTCACGCTTCTCGGCCGGCCCGATTCCGTGCGCCGCTACATCTCCCTGACGGAACCTTACCTCGGGCGGGTGGCTCCCGGCAGCGTCGAGGGGCTGGGCTACAAGGAGGTCATCGCGCAGTTCTACCTCAATACGGGCCGTTACGGCGAAAGCCTGCGGCTGTACCGCGAGCTGCTGGCCGAGGAGGGCAACCTGGCGACTCCCCGGCCGCTGCTGCTCAACCGCATCGCGCGGGCCGAAGCCGGACTGGGCCGCTACGCCGAGGCCTACCGGACCATGGCCGAATGCTATGCCGTGCAGGATTCGGTCTCCGGGGCGCGTTTCCAGGAACAGTTGTCGGATTTCTCGGCCCGTTACGATGCGCAGCAGAAGGAGCTGGAGATCGCCACGCTGCGCGAGGAACGGGCCCTGCAACGGGTCTCGACGATGCGCTACGTCGTCTGGTCGGTGGTGCTGATCGTACTGCTCGCCGCGGCCGTGTCGCTGCTGCTCTTCCTGCGCAGGCGTCAGATCGCCCGCGGGCGGGCCCGCGAACGGGAGTTCGAGGCGTTCCGTCGGCAGACCGACCTGCGGCTGGCCCGCAAGTACATCGACGGACTGGAGGCCGAGCGTACGCGGCTGGCCCGGGAGTTGCACGACGGCATCTGCAGCGACCTGCTGGGGCTGGAGATGCGCATGCGCCATGCCGATCCGACTCCCGGGGCGCAGCGCGAGGCGGTGGAGCTGCTGGCCTTGATGCGCGAGAGCGTGCGCAACATTTCGCACGAACTGATGCCGCCCGCGCTGCAATACGCCACGCTCGACGAGATGATAGGCGACTACACATCCCATCTCGAACTGCCTCCGGCGGTCGATCTGCGCTACCGCTCCTCGTCGCCGGACGGCTGGGGCGACATTCCGCCGAAGGTCTCCTACGAGCTCTACCGCATCCTGCAGGAGGTGATGAGCAACCTGGTCCGTCACAGCGGCGCGACGCTGATCGACGTCGAGCTGCGCCGCGAGGCGCGCCGGATCGTCTGCACGGTCCGCGACGACGGCCGTGCGCCCGACCGTCGGCAGCAGCGCACGCAGGGAATCGGCCTGCGCACCGTGGCCGACCGGTTGCGGACCATCGGCGGAGGGATGCGCCTCGAACGCACCGATACGGGCACGACGCTTACTTTGGAGATCGCGCTATGA
- a CDS encoding response regulator, with product MTAAGHAEKLALLLVDDHELILLGIRQSLEREGTAGDLVAVRSAAEALQALRSRRFDLCVVDLELPDLPGFELIDAIRRQDPAARIVVNTMHNEIWTVNRLLQSGVQGVVMKDSDAGELARAVRAVAFGGRYFCPRFEQLRRRLLCGSGPDPLTRREQEVLERIAEGHSTAEIARRMSLSQNTVETYRKHLFAKLGARNSVDLTMRAVARGLIRADLSGREN from the coding sequence ATGACCGCCGCCGGACACGCCGAAAAACTCGCCCTGCTGCTCGTGGACGACCACGAGCTGATTCTGCTCGGTATCCGCCAGAGCCTCGAACGCGAAGGAACGGCGGGCGATCTGGTCGCGGTCCGCAGCGCCGCAGAGGCTTTGCAGGCGCTCCGCAGCAGGCGCTTCGACCTTTGCGTCGTCGATCTCGAACTGCCCGATCTGCCGGGATTCGAACTGATCGACGCCATCCGGCGGCAGGACCCTGCGGCCCGGATCGTCGTCAATACCATGCACAACGAGATATGGACCGTCAATCGCCTGCTGCAAAGCGGCGTGCAGGGCGTCGTGATGAAGGATTCCGATGCCGGGGAGCTCGCCCGCGCCGTCCGTGCCGTGGCATTCGGGGGCCGTTATTTCTGTCCCCGCTTCGAACAGCTCCGCCGGCGTTTGCTGTGCGGTTCCGGACCCGATCCGCTCACGCGCCGCGAGCAGGAGGTGCTCGAACGGATCGCCGAGGGGCACAGTACGGCGGAGATCGCCCGCCGCATGTCGCTTTCGCAGAATACGGTCGAAACCTACCGCAAGCATCTCTTCGCCAAACTCGGAGCCCGCAACTCGGTCGATCTCACGATGCGGGCCGTCGCCCGAGGTCTGATCCGCGCCGACCTCTCCGGCCGGGAAAACTGA
- a CDS encoding sigma-54 interaction domain-containing protein, which produces MTEIATVKQRFGIIGTSELLDRALEVALRVAPTDLTVLVTGESGVGKEFFPQVIHAYSARKHNKYIAVNCAAIPEGTIDSELFGHEKGAFTGATEARKGYFEEADGGTIFLDEVAELPHPTQARLLRVLQTGEFIRVGSSKVQKTNVRVVAATNMNLQEAIAQGRFREDLFYRLSTVPIVVPSLRERPEDIPLLFRKFAADVAVQYRMPAVTLDEGARQMLMHYYWRGNIRQLKNVAEQISAIEQARVITAEVLSKYLPRQEAGAPVAAGSVRMDDDMSTERELLYKVLFDMRADINDLKRMMAELMQASGRCQEPVRDIRGLLPSAAQSSLAPVQPAPVYAESEEVTDDPPRERTKADMQREQIIRALRRNNGRRREAAAELFMSERTLYRKIKELGIAEN; this is translated from the coding sequence ATGACAGAGATCGCAACCGTAAAACAACGCTTCGGCATCATCGGCACTTCGGAACTTCTGGACCGGGCGCTGGAGGTGGCCCTGCGCGTGGCTCCCACCGACCTGACGGTACTCGTCACGGGCGAAAGCGGCGTGGGCAAGGAGTTCTTCCCGCAGGTCATCCATGCCTATTCCGCGCGCAAGCACAACAAATACATCGCCGTGAACTGCGCGGCGATTCCCGAAGGAACCATCGACTCGGAACTTTTCGGCCATGAAAAGGGGGCCTTCACCGGAGCCACGGAGGCCCGGAAGGGTTATTTCGAAGAGGCCGACGGCGGCACGATCTTCCTGGACGAGGTGGCCGAGCTGCCGCATCCGACGCAGGCGCGCCTGCTGCGCGTGTTGCAGACGGGCGAATTCATCCGTGTCGGGTCGTCGAAGGTGCAGAAGACGAACGTCCGCGTCGTCGCCGCGACGAACATGAACCTGCAGGAGGCCATCGCCCAGGGGCGTTTCCGTGAGGACCTCTTCTACCGCCTGAGCACAGTTCCCATCGTCGTGCCGTCGCTGCGCGAACGCCCGGAGGACATCCCGCTGCTGTTCCGCAAATTCGCCGCCGACGTGGCCGTGCAGTACCGCATGCCGGCCGTGACGCTCGACGAGGGGGCGCGGCAGATGCTCATGCACTACTATTGGCGGGGCAACATCCGCCAGTTGAAAAACGTCGCCGAGCAGATTTCGGCCATCGAGCAGGCGCGGGTCATCACCGCGGAGGTGCTGTCGAAGTACCTGCCCCGGCAGGAGGCCGGAGCCCCCGTGGCCGCCGGTTCGGTCCGTATGGACGACGACATGTCCACCGAGCGGGAGCTGCTCTACAAGGTGCTCTTCGACATGCGCGCCGACATCAACGACCTCAAGCGCATGATGGCCGAACTGATGCAGGCTTCGGGCCGCTGCCAGGAGCCGGTGCGCGACATTCGGGGGCTGCTGCCGTCCGCCGCGCAGAGCAGCCTCGCTCCCGTGCAGCCCGCTCCGGTCTATGCCGAGAGCGAGGAGGTGACCGACGACCCGCCGCGCGAGCGGACCAAGGCCGACATGCAGCGCGAGCAGATCATCCGCGCCCTGCGCCGCAACAACGGCCGCCGCCGCGAGGCCGCCGCCGAACTTTTCATGTCCGAACGCACCCTCTACCGGAAGATCAAGGAGCTGGGTATAGCGGAAAATTAG